The DNA segment GATGAGGTGGCTGCACGCTATGGCAACCGTGATGAATTCATCGAAGATCTGGAGGGAAATGGCCTGGATGAAAGCAGTTTGCGTAAGGCGCTCTATCGGGAGCTTGTGTTCGATGGGGTGATGCAACGTGTCGCCGCCAACAGTGCCGACGTGAGCGACCTGGATATCCATCTCTTCTATGAGATGCATCATGACCGATTCTCGACACCGGAAACCCGCCAGGCAAGGCATATCCTGGTGACCATCAATCCGCAGTATGCGGAGAATACACCGGCAGCCGCATGCCAGCATATACAGCAGTTGCTGGAGAAGCTGGCGGGAAGGGGCAATCGCTTCGAGCAGTTCGCCAAACGCTATTCCGAATGTCCGACTGCCATGGAGGGGGGCAAGTTGGGGGATGTGAAGCGGGGTCAACTCTACCAGGAGCTGGATGGGGTACTCTTCAATATGCAGGAAGGCGAAATCAGCGACATCGTGGAAACTGAGCTGGGACTGCATATCCTCTACTGTGAAAAGATTAAGCCGGCCAAACGCCTGCCTCTGTCAAAGGCCTATCCACGCATACGCCAGCATCTGCAGGAACGGCATCAGCGCAATTGCCAGAAGGCCTGGCTGGCCAAGCTGCAAAAAGTTGCCCATACATAGGAGGGTGCGATGACCACAAGCAAGACCTTCTGCTCTTTTTGCAATCAGGAACAGACCGCCGATATCCCTTTGATTGCCGGAGTGGATGGTCACATCTGTGAGGATTGCGTGCGCCTGGCCTCGCGGGTCGTATCCAGCTGGGGACGCCGCCGTGCCGCCACAAAGCCCTTTAAACAGATACCCAAGCCGATTGAACTGAAGACAAACCTGGATCGTTACATCGTCGGTCAGCAATTGGCGAAGGAGACCCTGGCGGTTGCCGTCTACAACCACTACAAGCGCCTCAATATGGAGAGTGAGCGCACCGGTATGACGACGACCGACGATCAGGTGGAGATAGATAAGTCGAATATCTTACTCCTGGGTCCTTCCGGTACCGGAAAAACCCTGCTCGCCAGCACCCTTGCCAGGATCGTGGGTGTTCCCTTCGTCATCGCCGATGCCACGACCCTGACCCAGGCGGGCTATGTGGGAGAGGATGTTGAGAGCATCCTCGGTCGTCTGCTGGACAGCGCGGATGGAAATATGGAGCTTGCCGAGTGGGGCATCATCTATATCGATGAGATCGATAAACTGGCACGATCCGGAGAGACCTCACATGGTACCCGGGATGTTTCCGGGGAGGGCGTTCAACAGGCGCTGTTGAAGCTGGTTGAGGGATCGAAGGTCAAGTTGAATGCCAAGGGCCGCAAGGATCAGAATGATGAGCATGCCATGGATACGCGAAATATCCTGTTTATTGCCGGTGGTGCATTCGAAGGATTGCAGGCTATCCTGGAAAAACGCTTTAACCGGGGAAAAAACGGCATAGGTTTCCACGTGGATCCATCCCAATCCGATGCTGAGCATGATCCGCTGCAACTGTTTGAAGAGGTGCAACCGGAAGATCTGCGCCACTTCGGTCTTATACCCGAGTTCATCGGGCGCTTTCCCGTTATCACCGCATTGCATGACCTTGATGAACAGGCATTGGTGCGGATTTTGACTGAACCCAGGAATGCACTTCTCAGGCAGTATCAAAGGCTGTTCGAATTCGAAGGCGTGAAGCTAGAGTTCACCTCGGAAGCCTTAACCGCAGTGGCAAGAGACGCCATCCAGCGGGGCACGGGTGCGAGAGGATTAAGGTCGGTCATGGAGGGTCTGCTGCGGAATGTGATGTTCGAGATGCCTTCGCTTGAAGATGCCGTCCACTGCCAGATCGACGAGGCACATGTGAATGGTGAAAAAACGGTTAAACTTATGGATAATAAGGAAAACCAGCCGTTGCCCTTGAGCTGCAAGCTTTGAATCCTCAAATACTTTATTAATAATCCACTCTATAAGCTATCCATATCATAAGAAACGAAATCTCACTGCAGTACGCTGTTTTGACGACAAGTCGGGAAGCGGGCATCTATTGATGGCTCGATTGTTGTGGTAGTGTCTATTACTCTGGCCTTGAGGCTGCAGTAACCTATAATCCAATATCATAAGAATCCACAAATAATTTGTGGTGAATACTTTTGCTTACCTTTCGGGGGACATTGACGGTGATGTCACAGGTTTGCAAAAACATATAAGCAGGACGCAGCAATTGTCATGCAGATTAAAACTGTAATTAATCGATTGAAGAGCTCCCCTGGCCGGGAATGGGAGCAGTCGATTGTGCGCGTGGTGATTGCAACGCTAATGATTGGTTACTGCCTGTCATTGCAACTCCTCCCACCTGTGGATGAGGGGATTAAACAACTTTGCATTATCAGTTCACTATATCTGCTTATCGCGTTCTGTATTGTTGCTGCCATATCCATCGATCCCAAACGTTATCGATTGCGTCGTCAGCTGACCATTCTGTTCGATGTGGGCATGGTCACCTGGGCAATGCTGGTAGGTGGGGAATATGTGGCAATGCTCTATGTATTCTTTCTCTGGATCAGTCTGGGTAATGGTTTTCGTTTCGGTACGCCTGCACTGCTTCTGGCCAGTGGACTGAGCATGGTCGGGTTCGGCATTGTAATAACGAACAATGAATTTTGGCAGCAACACCCGCTTATGAGTAGCGGCCTGCTAGTCGGGCTCTTGATAACTACCCTGTATGTCACCCTGCTATTGAGACGTCTCGAACATGAAAAGTTGCAGGCAGAATCGGCGAGTAGGGCAAAGAGCCGTTTTCTGGCGAATATGAGCCATGAAATTCGCACCCCGCTGAACGGTGTAGTCGGCATCACTGATCTGTTAGCGGGAACCCCGATGGGCATCGAACAACGGGAGATCGTGCGTACTCTACAGGCATCAACCGAGACTTTGCTGAGTCTGATCGAAGACATTCTGGACCTTTCGAAAATCGAAGCAGGCAAGGTGGAGGTTTCCCTTAAAGATCTCGACATTCGTCAATTTATTGAAGATATTCTTGCCATGATGCGGCCCAGCGCCGACGCTAAATTGATTAAATTGAAGAGCTGGATCGATGTGGATATCGCCCCGGTGGTGCGTACGGATCCACAACTATTGAGACAGATACTGATCAATCTTCTTAACAATGCCATTAAGTTCACTGACAAGGGGAGCGTGACATTGAAACTCTCTCCCGGCATTGAAAAGCCACATCAGGTTGGCGATTCCTGGTTAATGTTCGAGGTGATCGATACTGGGATTGGTATATCGGAATCTCAGCAAAAACAGATATTCGATCGTTTCAGTCAAGCTGACGATGAAACGGCGCGTCGCTATTCAGGTACTGGATTAGGTACATCGATCACAAAGCAGTTGGTTGAGCTACTGGGGGGGATGATCGAAGTCGAAAGTCAACTTGGTTCAGGTAGTCGTTTCTGGTTTGAATTACCGGCACTGCCCGGAGATCTGGCGAACAAAGGGATACGTCTGGATGAAGTCAAGGTGCTTTTATTTGCAGATCTGCAAGCAGACGAGATCCATGTTCTCGATCATCTGCAAGAGCTGCAGATGATAACGAAAGTATGCACCAGTGTTACTGATGGCTTCCTGGAGTTATTGAATGCGGAAAAGATGGATTCTCCCTTCGATATCGCGATTATAGACAATAATTACACTGGTCTTGCAACCGATGAACTGGTCAGTGCAATCAGGGCAGAAAAAAGCCTGGACAGCCTTTCAATAGTTTGTGTAAGAGATGATGACAAGACAAGTGATGGTGATGGTTGTTGCGCGGTCGTTTCACTTCCCATTACCACAGAAAAGCTGAAGCAAGCATTCAATTATGTACTCAATGCGAAACGCAGAGGCGTTGGGGGCGCTGGGACCAAGGTGTTTAAGTCGTTACAACGTAAAACCATACAATCAAACATATTGTTGGCGGAAGATAATATAATAAATCAGAAGGTGGTAACGAAAATATTACAATTGCAGGGCCATGTCGTTGATGTTGCTGCTAATGGAGAGCAGGCGATAGCACTGTTGGATACAAAGTCATACGATCTGGCAATAATAGACTTGCAAATGCCTGATGTCAGTGGCATTGATGTTATTAACCACTACCGTGCCATGCATGTGGATCAGGCTCAGATGCCATTCATGATTCTTACTGCGAATGCAACAACAGAAGCAATAAAACGGTGCGATGAGGTTGGCGTGAGTGCCTATCTGACAAAGCC comes from the Candidatus Thiodiazotropha sp. CDECU1 genome and includes:
- the nifM gene encoding nitrogen fixation protein NifM, which gives rise to MTLAEQQPETLPEFNYHMLRNALNDYQKNLSQLEPMQYQEIYRKASKSYELESLVIASPEAEGVVVSQEQLDREVDEVAARYGNRDEFIEDLEGNGLDESSLRKALYRELVFDGVMQRVAANSADVSDLDIHLFYEMHHDRFSTPETRQARHILVTINPQYAENTPAAACQHIQQLLEKLAGRGNRFEQFAKRYSECPTAMEGGKLGDVKRGQLYQELDGVLFNMQEGEISDIVETELGLHILYCEKIKPAKRLPLSKAYPRIRQHLQERHQRNCQKAWLAKLQKVAHT
- the clpX gene encoding ATP-dependent Clp protease ATP-binding subunit ClpX translates to MTTSKTFCSFCNQEQTADIPLIAGVDGHICEDCVRLASRVVSSWGRRRAATKPFKQIPKPIELKTNLDRYIVGQQLAKETLAVAVYNHYKRLNMESERTGMTTTDDQVEIDKSNILLLGPSGTGKTLLASTLARIVGVPFVIADATTLTQAGYVGEDVESILGRLLDSADGNMELAEWGIIYIDEIDKLARSGETSHGTRDVSGEGVQQALLKLVEGSKVKLNAKGRKDQNDEHAMDTRNILFIAGGAFEGLQAILEKRFNRGKNGIGFHVDPSQSDAEHDPLQLFEEVQPEDLRHFGLIPEFIGRFPVITALHDLDEQALVRILTEPRNALLRQYQRLFEFEGVKLEFTSEALTAVARDAIQRGTGARGLRSVMEGLLRNVMFEMPSLEDAVHCQIDEAHVNGEKTVKLMDNKENQPLPLSCKL
- a CDS encoding ATP-binding protein; this encodes MQIKTVINRLKSSPGREWEQSIVRVVIATLMIGYCLSLQLLPPVDEGIKQLCIISSLYLLIAFCIVAAISIDPKRYRLRRQLTILFDVGMVTWAMLVGGEYVAMLYVFFLWISLGNGFRFGTPALLLASGLSMVGFGIVITNNEFWQQHPLMSSGLLVGLLITTLYVTLLLRRLEHEKLQAESASRAKSRFLANMSHEIRTPLNGVVGITDLLAGTPMGIEQREIVRTLQASTETLLSLIEDILDLSKIEAGKVEVSLKDLDIRQFIEDILAMMRPSADAKLIKLKSWIDVDIAPVVRTDPQLLRQILINLLNNAIKFTDKGSVTLKLSPGIEKPHQVGDSWLMFEVIDTGIGISESQQKQIFDRFSQADDETARRYSGTGLGTSITKQLVELLGGMIEVESQLGSGSRFWFELPALPGDLANKGIRLDEVKVLLFADLQADEIHVLDHLQELQMITKVCTSVTDGFLELLNAEKMDSPFDIAIIDNNYTGLATDELVSAIRAEKSLDSLSIVCVRDDDKTSDGDGCCAVVSLPITTEKLKQAFNYVLNAKRRGVGGAGTKVFKSLQRKTIQSNILLAEDNIINQKVVTKILQLQGHVVDVAANGEQAIALLDTKSYDLAIIDLQMPDVSGIDVINHYRAMHVDQAQMPFMILTANATTEAIKRCDEVGVSAYLTKPVRSSHLLEVVNRVLGIEAMNIPPDTLMEQPIRDAGSVKSLQVLDHKTLADLEKLSSDPGFLQSITDSFLRDSDALLVTMQKSLENGKLQQFRDCAHAIADNASGMGAFSLKTVCSAASCIEQPEFENSGVMMLANISSTYSVTCQALHHYLQHRP